Within Telopea speciosissima isolate NSW1024214 ecotype Mountain lineage chromosome 8, Tspe_v1, whole genome shotgun sequence, the genomic segment taatagGTTATGGGCTATAAACAATAATCATTTGGTTGCTATTagaaataatagattatataatgaGAAATAGGTTTGGTGGGGGCCAGGTGGggttggaaagagagagagggggacaAAAGAGAGACTTTGATCTAATTTTTGTTAAATTTACCAATTTACCCTCACTTAAATAGCAATTCCgcacatgttcattaatggtACACACATAAACAAACATTAACAGTTTATAGTGATAAATTATAAACAACTCTCGAGCTGTTTATGAATTTatgcttatattgatttattgTAATGAGAAATTAAgatcataaatcataccaaacacatctatttatgtttatgtgtcagataaacataaatttaaattataccaaagagagcctagaGTATGGTGAAAGATAAAGCAATCAAGTCTTCGAACGTGGTTGGGCCTACATGTGTGTGTTgatcggatttggctcctgtcctgcagtggcgggagttGGAGCGTCCAGCATCCCCCTGAGATCGCTCCACCTGGCATTCAACAAATCCAACGGTAAATATTTTAATCTCATTTGGCTCTTTCACCCGACCCGATGCActcaaattttgaaaccaaatccGAAAACCCTCGTTCCTCTTTGTTGAACGGCGACGACGAACGGCGTATATAGAGCCATGGGTTAAACATTCGCATTgccttcaattaaaatttcagGATGATTCGAGAAAGAAGATAATGGGAAAGTTTGCAAACTGTTCTTGCATGTCTATTCTTGAAATCTAGAGAGAAATATTCAACGTTTAGGTCACCTTCGATTACAACGAAATTCCTTGGATTCTCAAGGGGAACGGGTGATTCTGAAGCTACTTCATTGCCGTCGTCCTGAACAACAGAGATCACGatgattcttattttttcttttttatatttaacaCTTTCTCTCACTTCACTCCCTAATCTGAATCCGATTACAGCAGTTCTATCAGCCATCAATCGAATTACTATTGCCACAGTTCACATCACTCTTAAAACCGCAATTGAAGTAGAACAAAGCTACATCATTGCTGCTGCAACTTGAGCGCCATCATTGTTGTTGCAAACTGGACAACATCACCACATCGCTGCAATTTCAGTCGCTCAAATATCCGTTCAACGCTTGGGTGTCTAGGCAGAGGATTTGCAAGACGAGACAATGAGGAAGGAGGTATGACTGTTGCACGAAGATTTCCCAGTGAACAATACCAAATCCCATTCATTTCATGGGATATTTGAGCAAGGGGTGGATGAAACAAATACCCGACAGGAAATTCTGACACGACGACAAATCCAACTTTCCCACCCCGGTGCCCTAAACACACCTGGAATTTACGCCGTTCGTCGTTGTTCGTCGCTGTTCGCCGTTCAAAATGGCAAGATGGAGCTGATATCCCTAGAGCCAAATCCGTTCAAGAACAGAAAATGATGAAAGCCACAAGAGGGGGGAGATGACAGAGGAACGAgggttttcagatttgatttcaaaatttgaatgcATCGGATCAGGTTTACTCAATCTGGTCGGGTGAGAGAGCCAAATGGGAGTAATTGAAACATTTGCCGTTAGATTCCTTGAATGCCAGGTGGAGCAATCTCACAAGGTGCTGGATGCTCCAACTCCCGCCATTGCaagacaggagccaaatccatgTTGACCTACGAATGTACCATTGATAAATaggagagtttttttttttttttttttttttttttttgaagagttAAAGATGTTAAAGGTTGGTGAAAGGGGACATGACCATTGATACCACAAACGACCTCCACCGACCTAacaccaaacccgaaaaaaCAGTATAGGTGAGACATGAACTTACTGCAAATAAATACTTCATATCTTAGGAATAGGTGTACAACCGCTCTATTTCGATTAGATTTAATTGGTCACCACTCTCCACCAATTTAAGGCTCTGTACTATTTCCGTTCAGGTTTTGGTATAGGTCGGGCGATCGTCATGCCATTATCTTGCATTGGAAACGCTTAATTATTAATTGATCAATGCTTAAGCTTGACACATTTAGGACCGGTCTAGGATTTCCATCGCTCGAGACCAACTTTTGAGACCCCTATTTAAAATTATATTTGGTGTAACAAAACATGGGTACACAGAGCTGTCATCGACAAATCAGCATGACACTTTGCCTTTTCAGTTGGATCTCTGTAAAATAAGAGGCACGTATCTTGGGTAATCAAGACGTTAGGCTTACGGTAGCTTCATGTTTACATTCTaatgatattttttaattttatgatatatattttttgggagaatgttttctgtgctgcCGTGCAGGCTGCGTCCAGGCACATAGGCAGCCTGTGTAGGAGGGTAGggggtcattgcgcccacctaTATGTGCCTAGGTgcagcctacgctgcggcacagagaacaacaccccatattttttttaatcacgaTTATGACAACTCCTTATAATCAAACTTGATCACACCAAGATATActtcatttataataaaatagcCTCCCAAGACTACCTGGGAAGTTAAAGAGATCAGATATATATAGTAAGGTCGAGTGTTTGGTCAAAGTAAAAGTTGGAAAGTCGAATagaattggattggattggattgaattgaattgaatatATATTATTAGTTATACTACATAGAAAGGAAGTGGGAAAATTCCAATGattaaataggaaagaaaaaagataaagggTGGAATTGAAACATAAGACTTTTGACTCACTTGACTCATTATGATTGAGAGGAGGCTCGATCAAGGCTGAGGGTGATATGTTgacccatttgtccaaatgatCTATCCACACTCCACAGACAGGCCTTCCCTGAAACTTCTCAAAGTCGTGTTTGGTTTTTCtaaattaattaacaaaaaGGATTGGTCCTATATCGAACCAGCTCATCATCTTGAGGTTACTGCTAGGGGAAGTAAAGAAAGATGGACATAGACGACATTGtatcttcttttctatttttctaattCATGTTTATTTTCTTATCCCTCAAAAAATGAAATCTGAACACCGCCGTTGTGAGGaccctttattattattgtaagtaattttatttttattattagaaaaaggttctctgagccgcTAGAACAGGGTACGTTAGCACATtttgtatatgtatatgtatgtctatctctctctttgccatatgaaatgacctcattGCCCTCTTAACTAGGCAAGACATATACACacacgtgtgtgtgtgtgtgtgagagagagagattaataaCTCTACACTGGCAATTATCACAGAGACATATCACTCTCAGTGATATTTCTTAGCTAAAAATACAAGCAAGATTATGGCGTTagatatttatttgtttatatttatCCATTTAAGATTTCCAAGCAGGATTCAACCCTTCACCACATCTCCACCTCCCCAGACCCTTTTCAGTAGTAAAGAAAGTTGAAACACTTCAAAAAGCATGACGTTTTGAGTCCTGAAAGCAGACACCACAGTCGGCAAATATCATGAAGAAACAACAGCACCAATGAAAGGACATGTTACATgtataatatttaaaatttgcGAGAATCTCTACCATTTCGAAAGGTTAGAATCACAAGGAGGTTTAGCATGTTGGCAAAGAAATCTAGCAACTAATTTGATAGAGAAGTGATCGTCGTGTGAAAGGGTGCATCTCCAAAGATCTTGATTTTCTAGTAACTGAATAGAAGAAATTACATCAACAAAACAAGTAGGAACTACAGAGAGAAGTAAGTCACGATTCCAACAATTGTCAATAATATATCAGCCTGGCCACTCGAAGAGAAGAgttaatggaagagagagaatgacatAAGGATGATCCAGGAATAGATGGGATccaaggatcatcccaaaaaaaaaatagatgaatTATTACTAACTGgagcaaaaatgaaaaatttaagAGTGGGAATGATGTTAGCAATACTGTTCCAAGTCCATGATCCTCTCTTCTTAAGGACTTTGGGATTAAAAAGGGAAGAATTATGGAAATATCTAGCTTTCAAGACCCTGACCCAGACCCCAAGGGAGTTATGATTTTCACTTATAAGTCTCCATCCAAATTTCAACAAAAGGGCTTTATTATGGGTGGCAGCCTTTAGCAGGCCCAAACCCCCAAGCAAGGTGGAGGCAGATTTGTCCCAGCTCATAAGATGGGCTTTCTTGGAATTCGCATAAGTACCTATCCAGAAATCAGAACAAATAGAATCGAGGTTTTTGCACACCTTGCTAGGTAGTGGTGTAAGTTTGGTTCTATCAGCCCGAGCCTGCCCTGAGccgagcccgaacagggcctgaactagatttttcaactttgagggtgggttagggttgaaattttcaggcccaGAGAAAAGttgtcaattgagtatgaaacaaatcaatacctaatcacatgtgtctcatttttttaatgcgtAGGATGACGTAAATGGCAAATTCTAAGTCTTTGgatgtggatttggatttggaagGGAAAAGCTTGGAACCAAGGTATGTGGACTTAACAGACAATTCTTCAATTCCAATGAGGGCACTAAATCTTCTTCTATCGGATTGAGGGACATTCTGTAGAGCCACTGAGAGTGACATTCTTACTACCAAATGTATCTTGGATCTGTTCTCCGCCTTGTCTGGTCAAGAtatcaattttgaaaaaaaagtgACATTTACTAATACAATATCCCAATAGTTTTGGATAATACAggaatcatctaaaagaaattAAATCATACTAAATGTCCAACTACAGTCTTTTCACTACCATACTAGCATGCCTCAATGGGACTCATAACTCATCAAATGGTGGTGGGTCATCCTAAGATCAAAGATATGTTCATGAAATATTAGGCTCCGAGCATGCTTGAACTTTACAAATGCGTCAAGCTTCTTTGGCATATGGTAAAACACAGCATTCCTCGATGATTCTACAAAACATCTTATTAGGCAAAGCCATAGAAACAGCTTACCAGTAGTCGTTGCAAGAACACAACCCTTCTTTGAAATGGTGGAAACGATTACGATCTCTGACAACAATTTCTCTATTATATACTCTTGATATCATCTTCGTTGCGGTGTGGCAGTCAGTACAGACTCTGAGGTTCTTAGATATTCTAATTGTGGTTCGAGGTGAAGTTTTAATAAGACCAAAGGCAATAGCCAACTTCTCACTATGGTGGGACACTGATGCTTCTTTTCCATGTTCCTCTGCATCTAATCTTGCCTCTGCTGTATTTGGCACATAACCAGCAGACTTAATTCGCTTAATAATGTCCTCAACTGCACCATAAATCTCCTTTGATTGTGGATGGGAACTATCTTCTGCAAAAAATTCATGAATCACCCCATCCAACTCAATTGAGCTACACCCTGGAGTCTTCTTGATTCCCTTCTCTTTCATCAGACTTCTTACTTTTAATGCATCCTCCCACCAGCCCACTGATGCATAAATATTAGATAAGAGAATATAATCTCCACTATGAGTGGGATCCAGTCTAGAGAGTTGTTTCAGAGATTCTTCCCCAATTTCAACATTTTTATGAACCTTACATGAAGCCAAGAGTGTTCTCCAGACAACGGAATTAGGTTCAATTGGCATGTTTTTTATAAATTGATATGCCTCTTCAATAAGACCCGCTCGACTGAGAATATCAACCATACAACCATAGTGCTCAATCCTTGGTTCGATGCCAAAGTCTCTGTTCATACTAACAAAAAATCCTCGACCCTCATCGACGAGGCCAGCATGACTACAGGCAGAGAGGACACCTATAAAAGTCACGTCATTTGGTTCAATATTATTCTTCTGCATCAAAGAGAAGAACTCTAGGGCCTTTCTTCCCTGACCATTGCTAGCAAGACCTTGGATTAGCACTGTCCAGGATAAGACATTCTTTGAAGGCATCTTCTCAAACACTTCAAGTGAATTATCTATAGACCCACATTTTGCATAGAAGTCCATTAGTGCGGTCCCAAGTGTAACGGTGAGCtgcaatctcttcttctttataaAGGAATGGACCCATTTTCCCGTTTCAAAAGCTCCCATGACAgcacaagaagaaagaacacTGACCAAAGTAATCTCGTTAGGATCCACCTTTGCCTTTTGCATCTGGTGGAATAGAGTGAGCGCCTCCCTACATCGGTTTGATTGACTGTAACCAGAGATCATGGCACTCCAGGCAACAACATCTCGTCGTGGCATCTCATCAAACAACCTCCGTGCGGTATCTACTTGACCACATTTTGCATACATATCAACAAGAGAAGTGATCAAATTGAGATTCCCCTTCAAGCCCTTCGTCTCTATAGAATCATTTATCAGTTCCCCCAATTTCAAGTCACCCAACCTTCCGCTGGCCATCAGGACGCTAATCATAGTAACATCATCAAACGCAACATCATACTGTAACATTTCATGAAACAATTTCACCACTTCCTCCCAGCACCCACTCTTAGTGTAACCCGCAAACATAGAATTCCAAGTAATGACACCTTTCACAAGCATTCCATCGAACACCCGGCGAGCAACTTGGACTCTGCCGCAGTTTGCATATAGGTGGATCAAAGTATTCTGAACAAACTCATGAGACCCAAAACCAAATTTGAATAACTGGCCGTGGATTTGCTCACCCTCTTTCAATGCTTTTAATTTGGAACAAGCTTTCAAGACACAGGGGAAAGTGTACGTATTGGGGTCCACTGAGCTTTCAAGCATTTGCTTGAAGATCATAATGGCATTCTCAGGGCATGATTTCAAGGTGAACCCTCTAATCAAGATGTTGTAAGCTGCGGGGTTGGGATCATCGATCGCACGGAAAATGGAAAGGGCGTAATCCATGCTTCCAGGGATAAGGATAGAGGAAGACTCGAGGAGGTGTTCGGCGAGAATGGGGTTGAGAAAGTGGCCAGTTTTGATGACATGGGCGTGGATTTGTTTGGCGTCTCTGAAGGTTTTGCATTGTTCTAATATCAAGGTTTTAGGGTTATCTGGAAATTGGGAGACGACGGTTGCTGTTGTGGTTGTAGGGGTGAAGGCCTTGCACGACGATAGACTGAAGGCCATACCAGTTCATTGAATGTTCTTAGTTTCAGATAGCGGATCCTAGgccgttgggggggggggggggggtcaatCCGTCGGTGCGGTCCGGTTTTGGGCCGATTTTTTGGTTTCACGTGGCTTTTAGAGAAACTGAAAGGTTTCGATGCTGTTTTCGACttggtttcgatttatgataacgggttgatagcggtttggattcgatttggaacttatttttttaaacaaattggGTTCAATTTATGcctactttcttttctttttcttttcaactacataaaatatttcattagctcCACACTTAAagggagatcaatggaagaagcattgttacaaatcaatttccctattttcataacctcatactcattgatttgtaacaattccccttacaatcATAAATTTGCTCATTAATATAGAAATCAATTCACTTactcataaccttatactcattgattttttttatcggtttcattcggtttgTTATCGGTTGGTCTGGTGCGGTTTGATTTCTAGTAGGTCCCATCATACCCCAGTCctaaaccaatccaataaggatcggtttggttcggtctGGGTTTTTTTGATCGGTTTTGGTCGGTCTTAACGATTctggctaggttttgacacccttagcttaagcagggttttaaaaccaggAATCGGTCCTTAACGATTCCTGATTCAGACCGGATTGTAATTGCCTAGAATCGGTCCAAATACCTATAATGGGTCTGAAATTACAGAAATCAGGGGAATTTTTGCATGAATATTCTGATTCAGAACACCAAAAAACATAAGTGATCCCAACCGATTCTGATACGATTCGACTAATCCCGATTTGATTCACCATCTAACAGCAGACCAGTTACTAaacagagggggagggggggttaaGGGCAGGGGTGTCAATCCGTCGGTGCGGTCCGGTTTTGGGCCGATTTTTTGGTTTCACGTGGCTTTTAGagaaactgaaaccgaaccaataaggaaTTTGCGGTTTCGATGCTGTTTTCGACttggtttcggtttatgataacgggttgatagcggtttggattcgatttggTACTTatgttttttaaacaaattggGTTCGATTTATGtctactttcttttctttctcttttcaactacataaaatatttcattagctcCACACTTAAagggagatcaatggaagaagcattattacaaatcaatttccctattttcataacctcatactcattgatttgtaacaattccccttacaatcATAAATTTGCTCATTAATATAGAAATCAATTCACTTactcataaccttatactcattgattttttttatcggtttcattcggtttgTTATCGGTTGGTCTGGTGCGGTTTGATTTCCAGTAGGTCCCATCATACCCCAGTCctaaaccaatccaataaggatcggttcggttcggtctgGGTTTTTTTGATCGGTTTTGGTCGGTCTTAACGATTctggctaggttttgacacccttagcttaagcagggttttaaaaccaggAATCGGTCCTTAACGATTCCTGATTCAGACCGGATTGTAATTGCCTAGAATCGGTCCAAATACCTATAATGGGTCTGAAATTACAGAAATCAGGGGAATTTTCGCATGA encodes:
- the LOC122672920 gene encoding pentatricopeptide repeat-containing protein At1g08070, chloroplastic-like produces the protein MAFSLSSCKAFTPTTTTATVVSQFPDNPKTLILEQCKTFRDAKQIHAHVIKTGHFLNPILAEHLLESSSILIPGSMDYALSIFRAIDDPNPAAYNILIRGFTLKSCPENAIMIFKQMLESSVDPNTYTFPCVLKACSKLKALKEGEQIHGQLFKFGFGSHEFVQNTLIHLYANCGRVQVARRVFDGMLVKGVITWNSMFAGYTKSGCWEEVVKLFHEMLQYDVAFDDVTMISVLMASGRLGDLKLGELINDSIETKGLKGNLNLITSLVDMYAKCGQVDTARRLFDEMPRRDVVAWSAMISGYSQSNRCREALTLFHQMQKAKVDPNEITLVSVLSSCAVMGAFETGKWVHSFIKKKRLQLTVTLGTALMDFYAKCGSIDNSLEVFEKMPSKNVLSWTVLIQGLASNGQGRKALEFFSLMQKNNIEPNDVTFIGVLSACSHAGLVDEGRGFFVSMNRDFGIEPRIEHYGCMVDILSRAGLIEEAYQFIKNMPIEPNSVVWRTLLASCKVHKNVEIGEESLKQLSRLDPTHSGDYILLSNIYASVGWWEDALKVRSLMKEKGIKKTPGCSSIELDGVIHEFFAEDSSHPQSKEIYGAVEDIIKRIKSAGYVPNTAEARLDAEEHGKEASVSHHSEKLAIAFGLIKTSPRTTIRISKNLRVCTDCHTATKMISRVYNREIVVRDRNRFHHFKEGLCSCNDYW